acggggaatagttgaatcaccacgtgtaaggtgattgcaagtgtagagagtgttctacacggatcctttgtagcggtgttgttcaaaggtgtaatatgtttctatctccacctgaaggaggttgaatagtgaatttgggaatcctcaaggggtagtttgagacgaggacgtaggcagtggggccgaacctcgttaacatattgagtttacttctctcttacccttactctttatatttattgttatttcatattttgtttatattttatattatatatttgatttataattgttatttttttaatacaactcaattcaccccccatcttgtgttagtcatctgggtaacaatttGAAAGTGGAGAGATTTATCAAAGGGATTTTCGGATATCAACGAAGTTGATGAAGTGAGGGGTAGTTTTGTCTTTACATTGAAGGAAATGCATGTGAGAAGCACGTGGATGACATTTTCGTTCGATTTAACACTTATTGTAGACGGAATGGGAGGATTGAGACTTTTTGAACGTAAGAGGGGACACTTTGATACAATCAGTAGTTTTGGAGGCACATTATGAATTGAGTGATAGTTGGAGGGGGGAAAGTGTATTTTATccataaagttacttttattacaaaatagatTTAACAGATTTCATaaaaccacatcagtttgtagattgattttatataatctctttgtgtCTGTAGCAGTTATCTATTCTGAATGGTTTTATaacaaagagaaatattttaattatgaataaattttgtgaaaataaacttataaactaaCGTATGTacattaatttgatattttaaattataaattacttttattataaaatataacaaacgtATTATACGAAGACATCCCAATTGTAACTATACTTTTAGTAATGTCAGGTAGTTAttcaggtaaaaaaaaaaaaaaaagagagaaaatggtaGCTGCATTGCGTCAAAGAGTGGGCAAGCTGGACAGTTTTGAGAACTCAACATTACATATATGCGAAGAGATCTTGTACGTAAACCAGTAATGCtttctgggttttttttttttttttggtcttttcttttcttttccccaaTCTAATACACATTGTTGTCTCTCACCATAACAAGACGAAGATGCAAACacgtgaaaaaaaatattgattatgGAAAACAGATTCACTGTAAAATCTAACACCAGGGAACGCCTTGATGTGTACAGCACAGCCTTAGAATAGAGGAAAGGATATGTGTTCAGATTTACCATTTCAAAGATGAGATTCTACATCTTTTATCAATCAATCAATCCATATGATATAAAATCTTGGGTGTATTTATAGCATTTGGGTCCATGTGTTTTCATATGCTCAGCAGGGTGCCTAATAATTGAGGGTCCAAtccaaattcttatataaaaaccTGCCCCTAGCCCAGTTAGGTTACAAAAGAAGAGCCCGCTAAGCTTTAAGATCACACTCACTCACTCATGCCCATCTACTAGTAGAAAAGTGGGCCTTTCAAGCCCATCCAAACCAGATTATCGTGTTATAAGTTAAACTGTCATGTTCTAGCAATCAATCTTAAGCTCCTTGGTATCTTGTATATTATAAAACATTGTCTAACtagttaatataataatatatcatgtGATACTAGCATTGAGCTCAACTTTACAATTTATCGAGTCAAACGAAgatcatatgaaattatattatataatatttgagtttaactttatgaatttttcaagtattaatcgaaatataaaacaacaatatacTATGCAACTCAAACATTTAAATCATGTATAAACgagtttataataattagaataaataaGTTAGCTAGCTACGTACAATTAGAATCATGTTCATTTAAAAAgctttaaaagtattaatgcaGTTTATGAATCTAACCtcaaaagttctatatattttcttaacCCAAACATCCCTATTTACAAAgaagacaaatatatataaatacgttATAATGTCATGGCAATTAcattattttgtgcattaatGTAGCAATTCCAATAGAAAGTAGTATGCATTTCTATTCAAATTCCAGATAAAATGAAGAGTTTGtcctttaattttaattttctacgATTCTAAGTAAACGCAAGAATTAAAAAGCTAGGAGAAAATATATCCCCTAAAACATTAATTTTGGTAATGTCTCCCCCAAACTATTAAGAAATTGAAACCTACCCCTTTTGTAAACAATTCCAACAACacatttttcacaaaaaaagtacaaaaaaaaaaaaaaaaatcgcatataatcacaaaaatctcacaaatccaactaaaaaaaaaaaaaacgcaattcaaaccaaacaaacaaACCAAACCAAGTAGTATTTGCGCAGATCTTCATATATagttaagatttttttaatatctatatgGGGTTATTCCTCTGGTATTCTTATTTCATACACTTCAATGAGGcttaattaataaagaaaaagaggCGTTGTCCtcgtttaaaaatatatatgtatacattaGGCCGGGCAGATGGGTGAAATCTGAGTGGGCCAGTCCAACTCGGCACCTGGGCCCAGCATTTTAAACAGGCTTTAATTTACCTGTCCACCCATTATATGTAGGTAGATGCCTCCATCCATCCTAGGCGGGGCTGGACGGGTGGGCTAAATGCAAGGGCCCACCCTACAAGCCTAACACACTCCCAACCAAGTTCTTTCTTCTTGCAAATCCATCAACCATGATCTCAAGATAggcgattaaaaaaaaaaaataataatcaagtggcagttattagttatatattattggAAACTTTACCAACAtaatatagagtaatgttataggTTATGCAAATATCGtgtacttattttaaaaaagagtgaaatttattattaaaaaattaattttttcatatgaataaatgatatttgtagtcataAAATAAGTAAGTGCCGTGTATgtacttcttttttaaaaagtgtgtaaatatataacctacataaaaaaattaaattttaatttctgaacccaattatttttcaaaaggagtgcAGCACTTACACAAACCATGATTGTATCTaacatattttttcatataagttttacatttattcatttaattttttcaaaacaaatgtacaatatttacttattttaagattgtaaatatcatttatccgTGATGTATAccgtaaatataattatataaaagttagTTTATAGTTATCCAATGTGGCAACCAATCCTCGAGATGGGGAAGTACAAAAAAGTTAGGAGAGAGACACGTTGGAAGCAACGTTTAAAGTCAGGAATGCCGTACCAttaaagttgaagaaaaacatGTTAAAAgcattgtttcaatttttttaaagtactcGTCAAAAATTAACCacaatcttttttattaaagtAATAACCACagctctaaattttaaaaaattgtcggttgctaatatatatatagatatttatataaGAGTTTCCATCCTTTCATAAAGTTTTGGATCAATCAAAACACATTTTCAACTATCAATTTACGATTCAAGATGCAAGATAGAAGAAAGGGCCAACCTTCCAGTTGCAAATCTGAGAAATTTAGAAGAATGGACGAAGTTGTGGCAACTAAAGATTTCAAATGCTTGCAAAACTTTCCTGTGGAGAGCTTGCTTAAAAGGTCTTCCCACCAATTTTAATCTCTATAAGAAAAAGGTGCTTGAGAATCCAAACTGCCCTATATGTATACAAGAGATAGAGACAGTGGAACATACTCTTTGGCCGTGTACTTGAGCTCAAGATGTATGGTGTCAAGGTTCCCAAAAGATTCAGAAATTAGCATTCAAGGAATTATTGGAGGTTATGTTTAGTCCATTATGTATACCAAAAGAAGTAATGGAAGAACTGGCTATAACTTCATTGTTGATTCGGAAAAGAAGGAATGAATTAATTTTTAGGGATGAATTTATTCATCCAAGTTTGCTGATGCAGCAATCCAAACAACTCATGCAAGATATAAAGCAGATAGGCAATATCAATAACAAATCAGAGGGCAGATCAGTAGAGGAACAATAAATATGGACAGCTCCACCTCAAGGCTATCGTaaagtaaattgggatgcaACTGTGGATAAAAACAATGGTAAGGTTGGCATTAGAGCAATAGGAAGGGATTGGGAAGGAACAGTTTTGGCTATAGTACTGAGATTGAACAAAGATCTATATCCAGACCCTTTGTTTAGCTGAAGCAATGGCAGCCCAACATGCAATTGTTTTCTGCCAATACTTGGGGTTTAAGCACATTATTTTAGAAGGTGGCTCGTCTTTACAAGTAGTGAAAGCAATGCAGCAAAAAGAAGAACAGGGGAAAGAAACAGATGATTTTAGCATCGCTAAGTTATTACTAGCCACTTTCAAATATTagaaatttggacctcccaaattcacctccCCTAGGATTTACTctttgcaggaataataagaaaaattgagaaataataacaacacaagaaatttaaatAGAAACTCCAAAATAGGAGAAGAATCACCAGactcagagaagaaaattcactatgtgaaaaattgttacaatcacacaatttttctccttacCCCAAACACACCTACAAAGCTACTCTActagtaaaattttaactttacacctcttccccttttacaaaggctaatagaggaatttaactaaagttaaaagttactagataagtttTCAACTAGtccacttaaactaagaggctaagccccTTATTTATAATTCATGGCCTATGCATATTTCTTTAATCTCACCGATGTGGGactaaaaataatcataaatattttattctacaaATTTTACAATGATTATAATTATacctaaaagaaatgaaaaaaaaaaacataaaatataaaattattgaacacataataaatcatatgtttaaaactcattatattaaaatcataaTCGGACATATGTTGTTTCACTCTTTATATGGCCAATTAGACAAATAGAATACTATCATTattaattgtttaataaaattacatagATATAACAGTGAATATGATAAATTAGAAACCAATTATGAACTAATTAATGCATAAATTGGAACCTAAAAATAATAGTTacattttgtaaaattattagaatattattagtCCTATGATTTATTTCTATGaataactataaaaaataatatgatgctaattgttatttttttcaaataatattatatatgaaaaatggtattatttattttaaatctaagaagaaatataaaagatatCCTGAGTTATCAATTTGTTCCATAAAAGTCCAATAGCCTAAAATCTTCAATTtagattatttgtaaattattagtatttcattcttattattatattctaattgaTATTAGTATAACAAAAAATGATctacttatatttttaatgtaaaagataaaaacgtaattgtataaataaaaattttgtgtgtagtaatttttgcatttttttttgtgtactccattgatgtgattggttgtgtagtaaaaaattgatataaccaatcacatcagtagagtgcacaaaaaaatatgcaaaagtgactgtatatagtattactcttgtGTAAATGAGGAAAAAGTATGATAAGTGTAAACTCAAACAAAGATTACTATTCATAAGGCTATAACATAAAAAatgtacgtgtatatatatatatatatatatatatatatatatatatatacgtcgACCCGGCTCGGAAAAGACTTGTCCTGATCTGACCTGAAATAGGTTTGTTCGGAATGGAAGTGTTCCATGATTCTTCCATTACCCGATTACCCAACTCGAAATGTTTCCAGTTGGGTTCGATTATTCCCTTTTTAGAGCGATCATGTGCATATTATCTATATTGAATTGAccaaacaataaaattaatttacctAATATCACTAATATTTCCCAATATGGTGGCATTATGGgagaaaaataatacaaaaattcaCATCAAAACCAACAAAATCAGAGACCAACAGCAATTGGGCAGAGTTAATATGAACACCCACTAAACCAGAGACCAACAGAAATTGGGCATAGCAAATATAAACCAAGAGAATGAGAGATTCGAGGGAGCTGAGAGCCAATcgagagaatgagagaggctAGTGCTTGAGAGTCGAAACAAAGAGAGTGATAGTCCACGAAGGCTGGGCGAGAGTCGGGGACTGAGATGAAGCTTGAAGTCGTGACGGTCCACGGAGGCTGAGAGCTGGCCCGCTGAGAGATGCCGAGATGGAGAGTGGAGACGGGGACTAAGAGAGAGCGAAGAAATGAACTGGCAATTAGTAAATGGTAGAATGAATGATCGAAATAAGAAAAGAGagatttgtgaagaaaaattCTTATACGGCTTTTAGCATACGGTAAAGGGTAATTGCCCGACCCGACTCGATACTAAACGGGTAAATAATGGAAGCACCTGCTTCCGTTTTGACTCGTTCTGGGTCGGGTACAGTTTTGCGAGTTAGGTCGGTATTTACAGGTCGGGCTAGTAGCCGGTTTAAATGTGCAGCTCCGGTTACGTGCACACCCCATTCAACAACATTGTTAAAACTTTGAAGAATGATATTGGGTAACTCGGCAAAACCTGTCCTCATTAGCAAGTAGAGTTTTTAACTTGTGTTGTTAATTAATGTACTGAAGATAGAATGTTAATGTTCCTAAGGCAACCACTGGGGACAACCCGGTATGATTGAAGAGAAATGCAATATATACTTACTTTTGTGTATTTTCTGCTcactcaattaatataattgactgcattattttgtttttaatataaaataactatccATATCAGTAAAGTGTGTAagaaatatatagaatttttaatgATTGAAATGGGAAAGCATTcaacttttgtttgttttaatttgcTTGGTATGAGATGTTAATTAACTTGCGAGCTATTTTCATCCAGAAGACATCATGATCTCTGGCATAGGGCCAGATTAATTAGTACCATATGAAATAAACTGGATATAGTTCAACATGTCTTTTCTTGAAATGGACGAACGTAGTTTGTCAACAGTAGAAAGAATTGATACTGCTACCAAGAATaaagaagacaaagaagaaatcGAGCCAAATATAGATTGATCGACAGCTTGATGCCGCTGCTACCACCAAGAATAAAGAAGAAAGGAATTATATATCTTCCCAGTAATATTTTAGAGATCCACTGCTCTTTATTGCAAATACTGTCTGTTTATTCGACCAATCCCATTGATTGAGCTCATGACTCATGTACCAACCCTAAATATATTTAGAAtggttttataagaaagagaaatgttttaattatgAATAGAttctgtaaaaataaatttataaattaacatacaTTAATTTGATACTTTAAATTGTAAGTTAcctttattataaagtagaacAAATGTATTATACAAAGACATACCaattgtaactatatttttgaGTAATGTTAGGTCATTATTCAggtaaaaaaaaagagaaaatggtaGCTGCATTGCGTCAAAGAGTGGGCAAGCTGGACAGTTTTGAGAACTCAACGTTACATATATGCGAAGAGATCTTGTACGTAAACCAATAATGCtttctgggtttttttttttttttggtcttttcttttcttttccccaaTCTAATACACATTGCTGTCTCTCACCATAACAAGATGAAGACACAAACACgtgaaaaaaaaacattaattatgGAAAACAGATTCACTATAAAATCCAACACCAAGGAACGCCTTGATATGTACAGCACAGTCTCAAAATAGAGGAAAGGATATGTGTTCAGATTTACCATTTCAAAGGTGAGATTCTACATCTTTTATCAATCAATCAATCCCTACTGATATAAAATCTTGGTTGTATTTATAGCATTTGGGTCCATGTGTTTTCATATGCTCAGCAGGGTGCCTAATAATTGAGGGCCCAATCCAAATTCTTACATAAAAACCCGCCTCTAGCCTAGTTAGGTTACAAAAGAAGAGCCCGCTAAGCTTTAAGATCACAACACTCACTCACTCATGCCCATCTACTAGTAAAAAAGTGGGCCTTTTAAGCCTATCCAAACCAGATTatcgtgttataaaactatcatgTTCTAGCCACTGTAGGAGGATACCTCCACCCATCCTAGGCGGGTGCTGCGGGGGCCCGCCCTACAAGCCTAACACACTCCCAACCAGGTTCTTTCTTCTTGCAAATCCATCAACCATGATCTCAAGATAGgtggtaaaaaaaaatcaagtggcAGTTATGAGTTTGTTATAGAAAAATGTTAGAGGTAACCGCCTGAGGGAATCATGGGGAAACCGGAGCCATGTGGCATAAATGAAGCgacaccatttttattttttctcaaaatggtTCATTTCTAAGCACAGAGAATTGGTCTTCCCATTTATCCAAAGACAACAACGAGCTCCTTTGTCTTCCCCATGCATAGAAAAGTCAAGAGAGTGCCTGGCAGCCGACTTTGGTgtaaatatatgttttatacCCACCAATCACAAGATGACACgcaataatttctttaaaagtaaaatacaaCTTAGATGTAGGAGATCTTTTACATTTCAATTAATGTTTTTCTCGAAACTTACACTTTTCTTATGTTCTCTCTcaaacttttacttttttttttctctctccacctTTTATCTTTCTTTACACCCGTCTCACCCACCCCCACCCTCCCCCACCTCTCCCAAATATCTCTATCTCCCACCCACCCCCACCCTCCCCCACCTCTCCCAAATATCTCTATCTCCCTTCTTCGGATAAATTGAAGTTACTGGACCATTTCTCAGACTTTATCCTCTCACACTCGTTGTCGCTCTCCTTAGACATATTCCTTACATGTTGTTGTTCTCTTTAGATCAAACTGAGGTATTTTTAATGtgttgaaattttttatgtgtttcaatattttatttatttgtttttttttttttgctttaagCTTTCTTTTTCTACTTTGATAAGTACTGCAAAATAATATGTTTAGTTTGTAGCATTAACCTGTCTCACAAAACAGTTtgtcaagttaaaaaaaaaaaagtttgtttttttttatcattaatctttcttttaaaaaaaaaaagacaaaaaaaaaaagtcttagtAACTTAATAATATGTAGCATAGCATTGtgacaaaaaaatttgtttttatatatttgaaaatgatttttttggatTGTTATTGAAGCCATATCCACtaacatgaagaaaaataattttttttttcttacaaattaCCGATCTGCAACATAACGGTAAAGATCGGTAAGCTTTTGAGAACATGATCCCAAACCAGAAACTTTTGAGATTACTtgcatgattaaataaaatatgtttaagtTGAAAAAGTGCATTATGATAATAATGTTTAGATTACTTTTTAAGGTATAGAACCACCAAAATTTTTCCTTATTTGTTTCCTCTATAATAATGATTGGAACTAAAAAGTATGTTCCCTATAGTGCAACCAGTATGTTAACTATTGTGTATGAGATTTTTGTTCTCTAAAtgacatatttttcataatattaggtggagtaaaaatttgaaagatgagtaTTTCTAGGGATAATGTTGAGATATTTGATTCTGCAAATTCTAGTGCCGATGAAGTTGAAATAATTGAAGatttggatgttgaggttgAAAAAGATAAGAGCTTGCCCAATGAACCAAATACCGGGTCATCTTCATATGTGGAGCCGTATGTGGGGCTACAATTTGACGATATAGAATATGCACATACTTTCTATAAAGCCTTCTCTAGACGAACTGGTTTTAGCATTCGAACAAACCATACCCGATTGGCAAAGGAAGACAGATCACTAATTGGGGTAGAATATGTTTGTTCAAGGGAAGGGTTCCGTCGTCAGAATTTGAAATCGAAAAATAGAGTAAGACCCGAGACTGCAAAAACAAAGATTGGGTGTAAAACAAGAACTTCAATTAATGAATGTTGATGACAGGAACATTGAGGAGGTACAACCGGTCAATAGGCATGTACTCTCAAATTTCACCTTACAAAATCTTCCACATATTATGCCTAAAGGAAGGCCCAAATCGTTACGCTAAAAGAATCCAAAGAAAAATGGTCCAACCAAGAAGCGACGATGTAGTATCTGTAAACAAGAGGGCCATGTTAGAACCAATTGTACATCAAATAGGTATTTAAAATGTGACAATTATGTTTCTAATTAATTACTTAAATCCagttttttactttattaaggaatctaattttttatttttttttaattttttttgtaggcATATGGGGGAACGAAACTCAACTATATTTCACATAGATTCACAACCGGGCTctatttcaatttcgtttgacATGTTTGAATACCACTCCACTTGGTATAGttgtatttctcattttttatttattcttcttttaatatgaacttctttttttgtttgtacgAATATGCTAGAAAGTTATTCAACTGCTTTTGACATGTCTCAAGATCCGACCATGTCACAGGATCAAGACTTTGGTACTTCGTAGAATTTTCACGCATCACAAAATCATTAATTCATTCATGTCCAAGCTTTGGATGAAATGCTTTTGTTGGAATTGCTTCGTGGATTATGACACATTTTGAGAAaccattttgatatattttgaaatcTTTGACATATTTTGGATTGTTGTCAATGACAACTTTTGAGAAGCCATTGCATTTATTAATGTTAATGCTACTACTTTAAGTTCAACCAAAGTATTCACATgccattttaaaatgaaagtaaTTGTTACTTTATCATTGTGAAAGTATTCACAGGCTCGTATCTCTATTTATGcttggttatttattttattaacaagTTCTACTACTTTAATTGTTACCAAAGTATTGCATGCCTTTTTAAAGTGAAAgtaattattactttattattgtgAAAGTATTCACATGCTCGTGtctctatttatattattttgaaagtaTTCACATGCTCATATTTCTATTTAcactttgttatttatttaattaacagTTTCTACTATCAAGACCATTTGAAATCATCCTATCAAGAAACTCGATTGCGAGATCAAACTTCCCAAGTCTACACGAGtgataaatgaaaatctcaaagGTTAATGGATTTGGAAGACAATTCCTTTCTTGCATTTCTTCAAGTAGTTGACAAGTTTCATCTGTTTTGTCACTCCTACATAAACTACTAAGTAGGTAGTTGTAAGTGTTGACAATTGGATCACAACCCATTTGCCTCATCTCATCAAGTATTCCCTTGGCTCCTTCGAAATCACGTCTCTGACACTTCTCCTTAATCAAAATGTTGTAATAACCGGTTTTCCTCTCAATAATTTCCATCACAAACTTGGCCATTTCAAAGGAACCCAAACTGTTGAGCATTTCAATTAGCGAGTGAACCCCGGAGGTTCGACATGACCTGCCGACTTCATTCAGCACCTCTACAACTCTTCTTACAGAACACATAATGGAATCCTTGTTTGAAATGAAAACGGATAAGAATCCAAACAAAGAAACGCAAGACAGACACTCTTTCCCAACTCAAAACCAGAAAAATCTCATTAACGAAAGAAATAGATAAACTCAGATTCATTGAATCCAACTTGAACTCCTTTCAAATTGCATTCGGTCTAATCCCATTAATACCCATTTTTCCAGATTTTACATTTTCATTCGAAGTCATTGTTTCTATCGCAGATGAAACTAAAAACCAACGAAAGCACCTATTACAATAATTTCAAGAGAAGCCAACGAAAGGGAGAGAAATAGTCTGTGAAggacaaaagagagagagtgcaagTGTGAAATGACAGTGTGAAATAAAGTGTAAAAAGAAGACTTCTGCAGAATTGAGAGCAATCCTCTCATATGGGATCATGATACTTTATATGAGACTCTTACGTGTCTCTTATTTATTGGCTGgtgtaattttaagttttacacCAGTTCCGACTTGTACGTAAACCAGTAATGCTTTatgggttcttttttttttggtcttttcttttcttttccccaaTCTAATACACATTGCTGTCTCTCACCATAACAAGACGAAGACGCAAACACgtgaaaaaaaacattaattatgGAAAAACAGATTCACTATAAAATCCAACACTAGGGAACGCCTTGATATGTACATCACAACCTCAGAATAGAGGAAAGGATATGTGTTCAGATTTACCATTTCAAAGGTGAGATTCTACATCCTTTATCAATCAATCCATCCCTATTGATATAAAATCTTGGGTATATTTATAGCATTTGGGTCCATGTGTTTTCAAATGCTTAGCAAGGCGCCTAATAATTGAGGGCCCAATCCAAATTCTTACATAAAGCCCAGTTAGGTTACAAAAGAAGAGCCCGCTAAGCTTTAAGATCACACTCACTCACTCATGCCCATCTACTAGTAGAAAAGTAGGCCTTTCAAGCCTATCCAAACCAGATTAGCGTGTTATAAAATTGTCATGTTCTAGCCACTGTAGGCGGATGCCTCCACCCATCCTAGACGGAGGTTACGGGGGCCCGCCCTATAAGCCTAAGGTTGGGTTTGGATGTtgggttgagttgagttgagttgagctgaactgaataaaatattattagaatattagttttaaatattatgagtgtgttgggatttgaaaaagttaaagttttttattatattttatatagaaatttgaaaaagtgtatgaagatttgaaaaatgtgtaatgataagatgaagtgAGTTGATGAGGGTTTGGGATCTAAACAGGGCCTAACACACTCCCAACCAGGCTCTTTCTTCTTGCAAATCCATCAACCATGATCTAAAGATAGgtggtaaaaaaaaatcaagtggcAGTTATGAGTTTTttatagagaaatgttagaggTAACCGCCTGAGGGAATCATGGGGAAACCGAAGCCATGTGGCATAAATGAAACGacactgtttttattttttctcaaaatggtTCGTTTCTAAGCACAGAGAATTGGTCTTCCCATTTATCCAAAGACAACAACGAGCTCCTTCGTCTTCCCCACGCACAGAAAAGTCAAATGCCCTTTTCCCTTCATCTTCTCCAAGCACAGATAAGCCAAATCTCCTTTCCCCTTTGTCTTCGCCATGCACATGCTGAAGTCTTCCCCCACTCTCCCTTTGAAGCTGAAATCTTCCATTCCCACGAAGCCAAATCCCATGAAGCCCCATCTTCCCCTTCGATGTGAGTTTGGTTGTGACTCGATGCCTTTTGcctttctgggaaaaattaagGTTTGTTTATTCTTGTGTATTGTGGTGTTCCTTaaaggatcaagaaaaaaattcactaGAGTAAAAGAGACAGGCTTGGAAAATGGAACCCCATGTCACCCAAGATTCCCTATCTAAACTAACATATTAGTCTTTCTGGTT
This is a stretch of genomic DNA from Carya illinoinensis cultivar Pawnee chromosome 3, C.illinoinensisPawnee_v1, whole genome shotgun sequence. It encodes these proteins:
- the LOC122304959 gene encoding pentatricopeptide repeat-containing protein At3g04760, chloroplastic-like, encoding MGLHGIWLRGNGRFQLQRESGGRLQHVHGEDKGERRFGLSVLGEDEGKRAFDFSDSIMCSVRRVVEVLNEVGRSCRTSGVHSLIEMLNSLGSFEMAKFVMEIIERKTGYYNILIKEKCQRRDFEGAKGILDEMRQMGCDPIVNTYNYLLSSLCRSDKTDETCQLLEEMQERNCLPNPLTFEIFIYHSCRLGKFDLAIEFLDRMISNGLDSRNC
- the LOC122304958 gene encoding protein FAR1-RELATED SEQUENCE 5-like, with amino-acid sequence MSISRDNVEIFDSANSSADEVEIIEDLDVEVEKDKSLPNEPNTGSSSYVEPYVGLQFDDIEYAHTFYKAFSRRTGFSIRTNHTRLAKEDRSLIGVEYVCSREGFRRQNLKSKNRVRPETAKTKIGCKTRTSINEC